A part of Anolis sagrei isolate rAnoSag1 chromosome 3, rAnoSag1.mat, whole genome shotgun sequence genomic DNA contains:
- the ZDHHC23 gene encoding palmitoyltransferase ZDHHC23 yields the protein MMKKKKQQQPRRGPPEEEEEESLCCCEYLDRTGERSHLAACLCDCQDLDEGCERWLTCRSLPPGMLERIADTFTDRFRLPWLRGAVKIDISLLPPIILLPVFLHVAALHFLLALVTLISLPVLVLWYYYLTHRKKGQTLFFLSLGLFSLGYMYYVFLQEVVPQGHVGHSQVILLTCGLILMLVALSRAKRDPGYLDCQISSDEALCQGSSSNNNNILNRNGLGSSNGLYRAAVSGDTVNSKTEGNAKMFAVGPGGDWCTKCQLVRPARAGHCRICGRCVKRLDHHCVWINTCVGEQNHQAFILALCLFLITSVYGISLTLDTICRGKSTIKALFHCPGVYGDYSSALSFTCVWYCTIVTSGMAYILLIQFFNISYNVTEREARIALRENIGRRLLCGLVVDTGQYNRGFLRNWIHFLSLRSAVLHHSDEDIV from the exons atgatgaagaagaagaagcagcagcagccgcgCCGAGGCccccccgaggaggaggaggaggagagcttgTGCTGCTGCGAGTACCTCGACCGCACGGGGGAGCGGAGCCACCTAGCGGCCTGCCTCTGCGACTGCCAGGACCTCGACGAGGGCTGCGAGAG GTGGCTGACTTGCCGATCTTTGCCCCCGGGAATGTTAGAGAGAATTGCAGACACCTTCACGGACCGCTTTCGCCTCCCTTGGCTTAGGGGGGCTGTAAAGATTGATATCAGCCTCCTTCCACCAATCATCCTGCTGCCTGTTTTCCTTCACGTAGCAGCTTTGCACTTCCTCCTGGCTCTTGTTACCCTGATATCACTTCCTGTCTTGGTGCTGTGGTATTACTACCTTACACACAGGAAGAAGGGCCAGACCCTCTTTTTCTTAAGTCTGGGGCTCTTCTCCTTAGGCTACATGTACTATGTCTTCCTCCAGGAAGTGGTTCCCCAGGGCCATGTGGGACACAGTCAGGTGATTCTTCTCACATGTGGTTTAATCCTCATGCTTGTGGCTTTGTCTCGAGCCAAGAGAGACCCGGGCTACCTTGACTGCCAAATAAGCAGTGACGAAGCACTTTGCcaaggcagcagcagcaacaataacaacatattaAACCGGAATGGCCTCGGGAGTTCCAATGGGCTTTACAGAGCAGCTGTATCTGGAGATACTGTGAATAGTAAAACTGAGGGCAATGCCAAAATGTTTGCAGTGGGGCCAGGTGGGGACTGGTGCACCAAATGTCAGTTGGTTAGGCCAGCTCGAGCTGGGCACTGCCGGATTTGTGGTAGATGTGTGAAGAGACTGGATCATCATTGTGTCTG GATTAACACCTGTGTGGGTGAACAGAACCACCAAGCCTTTATTCTTGCTCTCTGTCTTTTTCTCATCACCTCTGTGTACGGGATTTCTTTGACTCTGGACACCATCTGTAGGGGAAAATCTACAATCAAGGCACTGTTTCATTGTCCTGGTGTCTATGGAGATTACAG TTCTGCCCTGTCCTTCACCTGTGTATGGTACTGTACTATTGTAACCTCCGGCATGGCTTACATCCTTCTCATCCAGTTCTTCAACATCAGCTACAATGTGACTGAGAGGGAAGCTCGTATTGCATTGCGAGAGAATATTGGACGAAGGCTGTTGTGTGGCCTGGTGGTGGACACAGGCCAATACAATCGAGGCTTCTTGCGCAATTGGATCCATTTCCTTTCTTTGCGTTCAGCTGTTTTGCACCACTCCGACGAAGACATTGTATGA